One genomic segment of Carassius carassius chromosome 21, fCarCar2.1, whole genome shotgun sequence includes these proteins:
- the LOC132098078 gene encoding NLR family CARD domain-containing protein 3-like, translating into MEEKKKSRTASSQPSCISMKSTDSMYQPPELSDESVTFDPRKRFTTASSEPSCVSMKSTDSMYQPPELSDRPVASDPSVERDAQSKCGLSSFADTADHYEFSSFDALKKRQKTNMKSKYESIFEGNQIQTKKTFLKSIYTQLYIIDGENERVNEEHEILQIEKSYTMLQKTQINCNDILQPLPGYENQTEDKVKTVLTSGIAGIGKSVSVQKFILDWAEGKANQDVDLMFVLSFRELNLFKDDQYSLYKLLVDFHPELQDLDSKILEECKVVVVLDGLDESRIKMMFSENESVSDVNESSSVGVLMSNLIRGELLPNALIWITSRPAAASQIPSKYINRLTEIEGFNDSQKEEYFRKRISDEHQASRIISHIKRLRSLHIMCHIPVFCWISSTVLQNLLKQDESAEIPKTLTEMYIHFLLTQMNMRNQKYEERSSERNPEELLQSNKDKIVKLAGLAFKQLMKGNVMFYEEDLIESGIDAIDITVYSGICTEIFKEESVIHQRKIYCFIHLSFQEFLAAFHVFYSFINDTPDAMKVFDLLPNFHKGAIDVALRSENGHLDLFLRFLLGISLESNQRLLQGLLTHTEKSSESIRTTAAYIKDKIKQEQGLSADRSINLLLCLLEMNDQTLVREILEFMKSDEDTQNKLSPSHCSAIAYMLQMSDQALEELDLMKYNTSDEGRRRLVPAVMNCRKAKFNGCNLTVQCYKIVTSALQLTNSLLIELDLSNNDLQDAGVELICARLKSPNCRLEILRLSGCMVTEEGCCHLVSALDSDTSHLRELDLSYNHPGEAGVEMFSALLENPDRKLEKLNSDQCGESRIKPGLQKYFCKLTLDPNTANSHLALCEGERMAMRGEEEQPYPDHPDRFEHQEQVLCRETLSERSYWELEWSGGAYAAVTYKGIRNKGGSDRRLGWNDRSWSLFCTPDRFSAWHNNKNRDIHVKSDPYFRRVGVYVDRAAGTLSFYGVSDTHTLTHIHTFNTTFTEPLYAGFAVYGSVLLLG; encoded by the exons atggaagaaaaaaagaaatccagAACAGCATCTTCGCAACCTAGCTGCATATCTATGAAGAGCACTGACTCCATGTATCAACCTCCTGAATTAAGTGATGAAtctgtgacctttgaccccag gaagcgGTTTACCACAGCATCTTCAGAACCCAGCTGCGTATCTATGAAGAGCACTGACTCCATGTATCAACCTCCTGAATTAAGTGATAGACCAGTGGCTTCTGACCCCAG tgtggaaagagatGCTCAGTCCAAATGTGGATTATCCAGTTTCGCTGACACTGCTGATCACTATGAGTTTTCATCTTTTGATGCACTTAAGAAGagacagaaaacaaacatgaAGAGCAAGTATGAGAGCATATTTGAGGGAaatcaaatacaaacaaaaaaaaccttcctgAAGAGCATTTACACACAGCTCTACATCATAGATGGGGAGAATGAAAGAGTTAATGAAGAACATGAGATCTTACAGATAGAGAAAAGTTACACGATGCTCCAAAAGACTCAAATCAACTGCAATGATATATTACAACCACTACCAGGGTATGAGAATCAGACAGAAGACAAAGTGAAGACTGTTCTTACTAGCGGCATTGCCGGCATTGGAAAATCAGTCTCTGTGCAAAAGTTCATTTTGgactgggccgagggaaaagccaatcaggatgtagatCTCATGTTTGTGCTTTCCTTTCGAGAGCTGAACTTGTTTAAAGATGACCAATACAGTCTTTACAAACTTCTGGtggactttcatcctgaactGCAAGATCTGGACTCAAAGATTCTTGAGGAGTGTAAAGTTGTAGTTGTCTTagatggtctggatgaaagcagaattAAAATGATGTTTTCAGAAAATGAGAGTGTTTCTGATGTGAATGAGTCTTCATCAGTGGGTGTGTTGATGTCTAATCTCATCAGAGGAGAGCTGCTTCCCaatgctctcatctggatcacctccagaccagcagcagccagtCAGATCCCCTCCAAGTACATCAACCGTCTGACAGAAATTGAGGGATTCAATGACTCTCAAAAGGAGGAATACTTCAGAAAGAGAATCAGTGATGAGCAtcaagccagcagaatcatctcacacatTAAAAGATTAagaagcctccacatcatgtgTCACATACCtgtcttctgctggatctcatccaCTGTCCTTCAGAACCTCCTGAAACAAGATGAGAGTGCAGAAATCCCTAAAACTCTGACTGAGATGTACATCCACTTCCTGCTGACTCAGATGAACATGAGGAACCAGAAGTATGAGGAGAGATCCAGTGAGAGAAATCCAGAGGAACTCCTGCAGTCCAACAAAGACAAGATTGTGAAACTTGCTGGACTTGCTTTCAAGCAGCTGATGAAGGGCAATGTGATGttctatgaggaggacctgaTTGAGAGCGGCATAGATGCTATCGACATCACAGTGTATTCTGGGATTTGCACCGAAATCTTTAAGGAGGAATCTGTGATTCATCAAAGGAAAATCTACTGCTTTATACATCTGAGCTTTCAGGAGTTTCTCGCTGCGTTTCATGTTTTCTACAGCTTTATAAATGACACTCCAGATGCAATGAAAGTGTTTGATTTGCTCCCAAATTTCCATAAAGGAGCGATAGATGTGGCTCTTCGGAGTGAGAATGGACACCTGGATCTTTTCCTGCGGTTCCTGCTGGGGAtctcactggagtccaatcagagactccTACAGGGTCTGCTGACACACACCGAGAAGAGCTCTGAGAGCATCAGGACAACCGCAGCTTACATTAAAGACAAAATCAAACAGGAACAGGGTCTCTCGGCTGACAGGTCCATCAACCTTCTTCTCTGTCTGCTGGAGATGAATGATCAGACTCTGGTTAGAGAGATTCTGGAGTTTATGAAATCAGATGAAGACACACAGAATAAACTCTCTCCGTCTCACTGCTCAGCGATCGCCTACATGCTCCAGATGTCAGACCAAGCTCTGGAGGAGCTGGACCTCATGAAATACAACACATCAGATGAGGGCAGAAGGAGACTGGTACCAGCTGTGATGAACTGCAGAAAAGCAAA ATTCAACGGATGTAATCTTACAGTTCAGTGCTATAAAATTGTGACATCAGCTCTACAATTAACCAATTCACTCCTGATAGAGCTGGACctgagtaacaatgacctgcaggaCGCTGGTGTGGAGCTCATCTGTGCCAGACTGAAGAGTCCAAACTGTCGGCTGGAGATACTGAG GTTATCTGGCTGTATGGTGACAGAGGAAGGCTGTTGTCATCTGGTTTCTGCTCTCGATTCAGACACTTCACACTtaagagagctggatctgagctacaatcacccaggaGAAGCAGGAGTCGAGATGTTTTCTGCTTTGTTAGAAAATCCAGATCGCAAACTGGAAAAACTCAA CTCAGACCAGTGTGGGGAATCCAGGATCAAACCAGGACTACAAAAAT ATTTCTGTAAACTCACGCTGGACCCAAACACGGCAAACTCTCATCTCGCTCTGTGTGAGGGTGAAAGAATGGCAATGCGTGGGGAAGAAGAGCAGccatatcctgatcatccagacagatttgagCACCAGGAGCAGGTTTTGTGTAGAGAAACTCTGTCTGAACGCTCTTACTGGGAGCTTGAATGGAGCGGGGGGGCTTATGCTGCAGTGACGTATAAAGGAATCAGAAATAAAGGAGGAAGTGACCGTAGATTAGGGTGGAATGATAGGTCCTGGAGTCTTTTCTGTACCCCTGATAGATTCAGTGCTTGGCACAATAATAAGAACAGAGACATACATGTCAAGTCAGACCCTTATTTCAGGAGAGTAGGTGTGTATGTGGACAGGGCAGCCGGCACTCTGTCCTTCTACGGTGTCTccgacacacacacgctcacacacatacacacgttcAACACCACGTTTACTGAACCTCTCTATGCTGGGTTTGCAGTTTATGGTTCAGTGCTTCTGTTAGGGTGA